The following proteins are encoded in a genomic region of Hemiscyllium ocellatum isolate sHemOce1 chromosome 23, sHemOce1.pat.X.cur, whole genome shotgun sequence:
- the LOC132826647 gene encoding proline and serine-rich protein 2-like — MPVESRYSEMDFDITPRNKLQSVGRMGSGDSGFGSRSRNSNLDDDFMSYMSHEEKECILFFETTLDSLNDDLEEGYSVCSVKSEDLATPIQTTPGTEEIIDLVATQSPTTKCIPKYDNVLPVDKDSGVLRKEEVQTKQESPPAVPPMAQVRKQRSFERTLPESEIESARVSWSQTKPPGSVPTPMVIAQKIAEKKGGNGATSPLSPKERKWSTSESDQPDSISPTESHEFQYKNVKLQRFPSNISISMANKEYNNTITKAAVKVQQRKAQVLANLGGASLLAVESDERQQKDNLNGPRRSLSFNEVVANQARGETPNKLGLVKELDESESDNPSGFKPKTRNPPLSQSMKVQPVSNGAPVTNPITPAVKAPVSKPETKETPHLGPLITTSEIHRSRSIQRPTGFRSQGITVQFSGRGATNDSRKEALRKLGLLRSNDIQ; from the exons ATGCCAGTAGAGTCGAGGTATTCTGAGATGGACTTTGACATTACACCGAGGAACAAGCTTCAGAGTGTGGGAAGAATGGGAAGTGGTGACAGTGGCTTTGGTTCCAGGTCCAGAAACTCCAATCTG GATGATGACTTCATGAGCTATATGTCTCACGAGGAAAAGGAATGTATTCTGTTCTTTGAGACAACTCTGGATTCGCTGAAcgatgatttggaggaaggttaCTCTGTGTGCAGTGTGAAAAGTGAAGATCTGGCCACACCAATACAGACCACCCCGGGAACTGAAGAAATCATTGACTTAGTAGCAACCCAATCTCCGACAACAAAATGTATTCCTAAATATGACAATGTTCTTCCAG tTGACAAAGACAGTGGTGTGCTGCGGAAAGAGGAGGTTCAGACAAAGCAAGAGAGTCCGCCTGCCGTGCCCCCTATGGCACAGGTTAGAAAGCAAAGAAGCTTTGAGAGAACTTTACCAGAATCGGAAATAGAGTCAGCCAGAGTCTCTTGGAGCCAGACAAAGCCGCCCGGATCAGTGCCAACTCCGATGGTCATCGCACAGAAGATTGCAGAGAAAAAGGGCGGGAATGGGGCCACATCGCCTTTGTCACCAAAAGAGAGGAAGTGGTCCACATCTGAGAGCGACCAGCCGGACTCGATCTCCCCGACCGAGAGTCATGAGTTTCAGTACAAAAATGTGAAGCTGCAAAGGTTCCCGTCCAACATCAGCATTTCTATGGCAAACAAGGAATACAACAACACCATCACCAAAGCAGCTGTCAAAGTTCAACAGCGCAAAGCCCAAGTGTTGGCCAATCTGGGTGGGGCAAGCCTTCTTGCTGTTGAATCTGATGAAAGGCAGCAGAAAGATAATCTCAATGGCCCAAGGAGGAGCTTGTCGTTCAATGAGGTGGTGGCAAACCAAGCGAGGGGTGAGACCCCGAACAAACTGGGGCTGGTCAAAGAATTGGACGAGTCTGAGTCGGATAATCCCAGTGGCTTCAAGCCAAAGACCAGGAATCCACCTCTGTCTCAGTCTATGAAGGTCCAGCCTGTGTCCAACGGTGCCCCTGTGACCAATCCCATCACCCCAGCTGTGAAAGCTCCGGTCTCCAAGCCTGAAACAAAAGAGACTCCTCACCTCGGTCCCTTAATAACTACTTCTGAAATCCACAGGTCAAGGTCCATTCAAAGACCAACTGGGTTCAGGTCTCAAGGAATAACAGTCCAGTTCTCAGGCCGTGGAGCAACAAATGATTCCCGCAAAGAAGCTTTACGGAAATTGGGCTTACTGAGGAGCAATGACATTCAATGA